Proteins encoded in a region of the Veillonella parvula genome:
- the ylxM gene encoding YlxM family DNA-binding protein: protein MEERVLISLLLDFYGPLLTDKQRMSLQLHHEDDMSLGEIAEELGVSRQAVHDNLQRARHILNDYESKLHLVAQYEQREGLLSQLKATLPKEVLAETKVQQVLAQMEGYYGI from the coding sequence ATGGAAGAACGAGTACTCATAAGTTTGCTCTTAGATTTCTATGGGCCATTGTTGACGGACAAGCAACGCATGTCCTTACAACTTCACCACGAAGATGATATGTCCCTTGGCGAGATTGCTGAGGAATTAGGCGTATCACGACAGGCTGTACACGATAACTTACAGCGTGCTCGACACATTTTAAATGATTACGAATCTAAATTGCACTTGGTGGCACAATATGAACAACGGGAAGGCTTGCTTTCACAGTTGAAAGCAACATTGCCTAAAGAGGTGTTAGCCGAAACCAAGGTGCAACAAGTATTGGCGCAA